CATGAATTTATCAATGAAACTGTGCTCTGTCAGTGATATTCAATACTTAGCCAATGTATTgtaagctacatgtatgaactgTATTCATTTGATATTGTTTCTCAAACAAAACAATCAGTAATTTCTAGTCAAGGTTCTATAACATTCGTCGTCACGAGTTTGGTATTTCAAGTACATCAATGGACGAATATAACAATGGAACATTTAACATTTCAGTATACGCCAgctatattgatattatttacaTGGTCTGATAAAGGTACAAGTTCTTATCCAACtgtcattaaaataattatcaaatattggttttatcatacatgtatccTCTCATCTCATTGTCAATCGGTTAGGTATAGTCTGATTTATTGTAACTTTGTTTTTGCTATTTCATTTTGAGAAGTATACTGTAATTAGATGCCTttaatcaaactttaaaaaaaaatatcctctCAATTAAACATGAGAAACATTACACTAACAAATACAAGTGTTATGACAGattgttttttaataaaaaaaatgaccgACACTTTAAAGTGTCATGAcagattatttttattacaaacaaaaatgtcCGAATTTTGTTCAATACAACATGTACAGTGTCATAAAAGTGTTTTGTAATAAACAATAATTGCAGGCCGCTGTCGACCATCGTGTAGTTCTGCTACGCGCCTGTCACATAATGTACAGTAGCATGTCCACGTGTATCTAATAAGTATGCACCGTGTAGGGCCGCTTATGTAACGcaagtatataaatatatgtatattgtatcattaTCGACTATTAGTGGCAGTGCTTATGTACTGGAAAAGGTGATGATTGACATATGCGACTTTGTTATAAGCACTGAGGAATGAAAGAAAACAAGTTTAATGATTCAAATATTCTAGGTTTGATTAACCCGACTTAGtatatgtatttctggtaaGAAATATATTAAAGGAACAATTTCACGAAGTAAATTTTTATACAAGCATGTAACTACAAAGGAAATTCTTACTTGGAACAATTGTTCTTTATATCTTAAGAAATTAAATCACAAAGTATTGGCGAATTCCACGTTATTGTTCAGAATCTTAATTGAAACCATTGGAATTCCTGGTCGTATAGGATTCAGTAGGTGGTATATGTACGCTATACAGATAACTTAGCTTGAAACCCATCATGTTAGCAAATGAAAGAAATGTATATGCCTATGTGTTGCTTTTTATTTCCCTTGTAAACAAAGGGGGGTACTTTTCACATATTATCATACATTTAAAACAGTGAAAATACACTACTGGAAGAGTGATTAGAGTAGTATTGAACAAATGTTACTTTATTCACTGGCACAGATTCAGGTTCGCCTCAATGTAGTCCCGCCAAGTGTGATGACGGAGAGCAGGCTAGGCACACTTATCATGGTAGTGGATACATCTCATTAACAAAAACTACACCAACTTTCATTAgtacttttttttttgctatgAAAATCGAGATTTCAATGTACTCCCTTActtaattttaacattaaattaacaataaaacccacacaaaccaaagttcaTATTTATCTCTATCAAATCAATGTCAAGTATGATTGTAAAAATCATTGTATAGACAAGTCGTCGTGCACCACTTCGCAGAAGTCAAAACAAATCTACACACATTATACTCGAACACTTTTTatatttcctttaaatattttactaaTAAGTACAAAACCCAAGCTTGCCATTTTGTTTCATCTTTTTCTGTAAAGCATTAAGTGTAAGTCGCGATGCacttttcattttatcaatGATCAGTTTTAGAAAGAATAAACATTGATTTGTATACAGTAGTTTTACCTGCAATGAATTTCGTTTGAACATAAGCAAAGTTGGAATAACTTGTCTTTGTTGTTTCCATTCATATTACAGCTCGAAGGAGTCATATTCTCCTGTTTATAATCTAAATATCGCAAATGATtcgcaaaaaatattattagtaTTAGTAGCAGTTATCATTGCGACACAATCAGTAAACAATGCGTTGTTCATTGATTtcactgaaacaaaacaaacttccattcatttatttagattttttttttgaaaatatgaatagTGTATATCGTTACAGctaatagttatatatatagctgtCAATAACTATCCGTTGGCCATCCTAAatgatttgtcaatattttgtttagTTAAGTTGGTCTCGATAACTATTTAGTCATTAGCTGTCATTTCAGCAGAGTCCAACTATAATATACCCTCTACATGACCCTAATACTACTTACGAAACTTCCGTGCTATGTTTTTCAACGGTTTTGCTATGAAAAGAAAACAGTGGTAACAAATGAATGACGTCTTTGTTAGGTCACTGATAAGGTGAGAGATTTCTGACTTCAACAACACAACTTGTCTCCAGAggttgtttgttttatatataatgtactcTAACGACACTTCAATGTTTCATTACCCAATCCACTAATATCCAGACACatgtattacattgtacagTTCTATATTGTAGTGTTATAAATAAAAGCAAAATTGGAAAATATGGAAAACAAGAGACCCGGGGGTCTTTCCGGCAATCCGGGCATACTTTAAATATATAGTGTTAAGATTTTTTTCGGACCAACgaaattttgaaatgtgttCTTTGATGATACGTTTTATATAACGATCATGACAACTATTTTGTAATTCTGACCGACCTGAGAAATGACAACATATGATTAGGAACATTTAgcgatcatttcatgcaatgcttagtcaaatttgataaaaacaaaaacattttgaatttatacTAGTGCAATTTAGAAGAAACTTGTCTGAAGTCATCTGaacaaatattgattaattttctgTCTTTCAAAGTTTCGTTGGTGCAAAATTCGTTCAAAAGGGCTGTTTTTAACACTAGCTAAAgcgaaacaataaaatgacattaGTGTACATCCGATGCTGCGAGAAACGTCACATTTGAGTTACAAGTCTCACACCTGATCCGACTCCCGAGACAAAGCTTAATACCtttaattgtttgattttatttgaatGGACAATTCCATGGATAATTGACTCTTTTTCTGAAAATAAGACCTTTTTTcgaaaacatgtttttatttctagCAGATCAAGTGATAAACTAGATAATGAATACTATTAACACTTTCTTCACATGAAACAGATACTTACATTTAAAAAGGAATTTCCTATacatttgttaaagatgctccaaattacaaatgtatttagtGTAGAAATGGCTAATTCTTACACCGTGTTCACCAAAAGAGAAGTTCCCAAAACATGTATGTTATTCActtcaatatatttatattatgtgcatttatattatttatatgatgaaataatcataatatttataaacTGTCCATTTTCACGGACAAAACATTGCTTGAATACAGGACACAGAACAGGCGCTTTAAAGGTTTATAGAATATGTTTAGAATATCAAAGGAAAACACATGTCACATTAGTAATTTTGCTCAATTGTTCAAAATGAAACTGATTTATAGAAAACTTAAAAATTGAATATCATAATGCGACTAACACAATAAAAAATACTATTGTATagttttttataaaatttcctGATCTACTGTTCGGAATTTGTTCGCAGTGGTTTTTTTTCGCAAATTATCATTATAACCTTTTAAAAGCGTAATTCTCACGACAGAATATAGTATGTgaaaccatgattttgataaatgtctTAAGCTATTCCAATTCCGCAAATAAGAATTGATCCGCGAATTTAGCGAACTAAAACCCTTGCGaatattaacatataaacaGTACTTTTCTTTGTTAGAGGCAAGATTAATATGAATACCTCGTATCTTGTACTTATATAAAACGTGTTTATGTGTTCTGACCGATGTCCGGCTCTGTTGGGTTTCAGGTCCTTCGGAGTGGCTCCGAGAGGTTGATAGACATTGTGGTAAAGGACCCTACGTCTTACATCGTCGAAGCACACTATGCAAAATCGGAAGTTACTATTCAACATTTAGTAAAAATTGCGGGTAACCcactgatttaaaaaaaaatacaattacaaatacaatttctttttagaaaaaaatattgttcaaataaaatgaccaaatatgTTAATTAGGGACTCTTTCTTGATTTTATACTACCCTTTTGTCACTCTAAAGGTAATGGTGACTAATTCGGGATACCACATGACGAGATAACGATACTCACTTACGATACCACAATGCGACGATAAACCTGAATTACGATATTACGACTTACGATACAATGCGACGTGACGATTTTTAGAGGTTTCGATAAAGCAATATCGTCGTCAATTGTCTTGATCGTACTTCACAGTATCGAATTGTgaaggtaattatatatttatattgatcgACACAATACTACTGTGTCCCGAAATAGCAACCATACGAAAGGagctgttttttgttttatctgtatattatattttgcgTGAACAAACGAATAATTCACAGAAGAACAGTTGTTTCAATGTGCTTTAGGCATTCCTCTGTAAGTTGTATGTACCTCTGTGTTAAAATGCTATGCGGGCTTTGAAGGATTATTACGCCGACTGAATATCGCAAGTGGCTATGGCACGAGAAACGCtgcaaaatcaataaaatataatatctatttcttaaaatatcgcAAAAAATTAggaatgtatgtatatatttataaggtcaatattattttgttccaaactaaaaatgaatttcaaaattaggAAAAAATGTTTGGTATCTAAAATATGTattcaataatttgaaatatttcattaatatgaaaaataaaactatgGTCAAAAATGTTGCAGTTGGGGACACAGTAAATTGACAACTCGCTTTCGTCTTAACAACACACCTCTTGGTTGCATCTAATGTTATCCAACAATgcaacttttttttattatattttttattttgaatataaattctaaatattgaacaaatgttgatttttttcttattgatGTATTCTTTAAAGTTACATATCTAAATCTTTTGATTTATAAAGAAAGTTTGCAAACTTTGTAGATTCCCttgaatttaatatttaatgtcATTACCACCCTTTACATCACTTTTTGAACGATTTTAAAGAAAACTTCTTAAGGCCCGTCATGCTGTTCGTCCTTCGTTTTCCCAAATCAATTTCCTTAATTAATGCACAAACGTTGATTGTCATAAGCGAATCTTCCTAACATAGATTAACACAGGGAATCTTCAGTCTTCTTTTTCTGTGTTGTTTCACTTTatcttaggccattggtataCATTCTCTGAACgttaaacttttaaataaaaaacagtCCCTCGTCAGTCTTATTCTAAAATAACGTGatctttttatttctataattcAAATCGCCAATGCTGTTTCTTTGTTCTAGGTGCTTAATAGTCAGTCTGAGGAGATGAATGTTTTTGTCAAAGACCCCGATGATGAAATAGATCATGTTAATAGTGTGTATGGTCAAAATAAAGGCAAAATTGCAAAGAGTGTTGAAATCGAAGGTAAAAGTAAAAAAAGTGTTTTCCTATCTACCATACTCCCGTTTAAGTTTCtaacttcatttcatatttcggtaattctttatatttttaatatgattattttattcagttttaattttgtttttattcccGCTTTCACcagaaatatatcatatttattcatACCTTATATATGATCTGTTAAACAATGCtatttcaatttaatgttaAATTATAAACTTTTTGTCCATTCAGCATTCATACTCCCACATCTGagatatttttctgtaatatGATATATTCTGTGACTGATTTAGACACTCCCTAattctttttcatttctttatctATTGATAATTACACAACTTTCGTTTTATTTTCTGCTATAACACCATACCATGGTATTCCGGTGATTTCAGCGAGATTATGTGTCAATTAGTTcatgatttaaaatataaattaacacCAGCTACACCTGTGAGGTTggtaaattaatttcaaatcgAATTTTATAAGTGTTCACCTTTTTGCCCTTTTAGCTAGGTGTTTTGTGATGTTAAGCTAAATGATATTGTAGGTGGGTGCTAGACAGGTGTTATCAATACGTATATCCTGCTGTTTGCTTGCCAGTTGCGTTAATGGTCTTGTACTTTgagtatttgttttattacagtaTAGTTGGTTGTTTTTGCGGCTCAGGATTTTCGCGGACTTGAAAGGGGGGAATACGATTTTAGCGTTTATATTTCACGGATTTAAAATTTGGGACCATAATGATTGCCCGTGAAAATATCCTCTCCGCCAAAAATAATCGGTTACACGTTATGGATATGTTTCAAAGTGCCTAATAATTCATTGATCAAATGTTATATTGGTATGTGCTATGTATTATATAAACGCGAGCATTAtacggtttaaaaaaaatatgaattgtaTGATAAAAAAGTCAAAATATCGTGTAAGAGTTAATATCTGAATTATCATGTATGCAATCAGCTGATATATGTCAGACATATCGCCATAGCTAAGGAGTTAGAAAACATGTCAATTAATATCTTTTTTGGTTATTATGGATGCTATTGTGATCTTATAGTTATTAATTGATTTCCAATCTCGCATAATTATAGcaaatgttactattttttccTCAGGCGTTTACACGATTTGTTTGGACAACCAGTTTAGCAGAATGGCCTCCAAACTGGTTTATGTTTATCTAATAACATTTGTACCTGCAGAGTGGACAAAATATGTTCAGGAAATTGAAGACATGAACATGGCTGTTTCAAATTTCACGGTTGGTTggattacaattaaaaaaaatattccaaattCCAAAGAATTACAGTATATATCATTTGGACAGTATATATCATTTGGACATTAATTGAAGTTTATTCTATTCTAAGTTCGAACTTTTCAAAAATGGTATTgatgaaaagaaaataatttttgttactTATGGAAATACTAATTCATCTGTTCCTATTTTGTAAAAGATAAGATATAACCATTCGTCAGTGATTTAGCATATTTACTGTAACttattatctatttattatcatttgtttgtACCCAATTATTTAGTTTTTCGTCCTTCATTCGGTATCATGTCTATACCTACAGATAACAAACATATATgcaattttttgtattttagttTAATTTAACTGATTCCCGATTCTTTTACAGCATTCTATATCAATTGTTCAGAAATCGCTTGAGGAGGCCAAACTTCACCAGGCCAGCAGCCGCATGAATGTAGTGAAAGACTGGTATCTTATACTAGGGAACAATAGCTTCATTGTTAAATGGTCCATAGCTCAGATTTGTGtggttattttttcttctgtttttacagtatattttgtTCGTAGATTATTTAAAATACCTAATGTCACCCCATCTCAGAAACCAAGagcataatacatgtatattaaatgcACATATTTTCAAAGGATTTATTGAATTTggtgttttctttctttcataagttcaaatgtttataaaatgaaatgatgCAACTATAAATAATCAATCTTTAACGAGGTAGTTGCTGCCATCGTTTTAGACCGATAGTCTTCAAATTAGCAATTGCATATACTATACGCAATATCTATTCTCAGAACAATAtgaattttgtatattgttcttcATTATAAAAATCCATTTCTATATTATATGCAACCACATTATGTACTGTTTTGCAAACCAACTGATTTTCGTGTGTTGTTCATTTTCCTGTAATACGAAGATGATCAGAATCCCGATAATCAATTACCGTGAGAATACCGCGATCACATATACAGTCGAATTATATGAATCCAAATAGTTAGGCAGAGAAACTCAAAATTGATGGAAGCAGTATTTAATTATGTCTTTCGGACGTATATTAAAAATACCAGTTGGCCGAAAACACCGGGAGTCTATACTATATCAGAGAGGTTGTTCTCAATATGCAGAAACATATTTTTGACGtcatacatatgtagttagGTTACTCTATGAATGTTTTAACAGATTTATCAGCATTACTGAGATAAGTGTTTATAAAGTCAACCTGCATACCATAAATAATCATATTGACAAAAACCTTACAATTACatagaaattatttatttatcacaCCGACTACTGTTTTCATAATCAAAATcataaacataaaaatcattaaaaaaaacaccagtATTTATCTTTGAACATAATATTCTTGAAAAGCAATTTAGATCTAGAATCACAAATGTAGTAAATAACAAATTTCTACAGTAAAATCACACGAGGAAATGGTATTTCCATATTTAAATTTTGGCAAGTGTCTgcataatgaaaatgaaaatttacaaaaatgtctTGTCATGTACAATTCACAGAACACGAAGAAAAGCTTAGATTTTTTAGTTAGAAAAAAGGGAAGgacttttaaaatttatacaacataATGACAAACAGTACCACGCATACTTGAGTCATCGTGCCTCTTATAGCGTTTCCGGTATTAACGCCATTTGAACTCTCCGCACTCTTTGATGTCTCTGTAACTAAGGAAGCTGCGCAGTTGGCATCATCTTTGTAATCTCCAACACAGGACGCGAACGCCATGACATGAGGGATATAATGTTGCTCGTGTACTCCTTGAAAGAGATGGGACATTGGACCTCGGGCGTAAATCCCAACGTCTTCTCCAGCGTGAGTTTCATAGTCAAGGGGGACTGCAGACTGCGACGTGAAATCTTTAGTTGCTGCGAAAAGAAACATAAAATTCAATATCAATGTTTGAAATTACTCAGAACTGACTAGCATGGAGGAAAACTGCGAAGACTCCAATATACGTTCCCTTAagattatacaaaataaaaaaaatcaaatcaaatcaataatACCACGATTTCTCAGATAAGACAtgcttattttatattgttcatGTATGTATTGTTTTCATATAAACTTGATCGTATGTAATGATATGTTAATCATTACATTTCACTTAAGACAATCGACTGAGGAATCGAAACATATAAATGAAAGTCCATGAATATAAAGTGATAGTCTCATTTTCTCAAAATATAGctcaatatgttttatacttattcttggaagtaaatatgttgttatgtaTCTTCTGTCAATGTTTCAAAGAATCCGAACCTGTTATTTTTATCTAAATCGATATTCAAGTTTGTCATTTTTGAGTAGTTTCTGCATATAAAAAACCAGCATTTGTCTTTGGTAAATGTTGTACTATGTTACAAGTATGTTACAGTTCCAGTAATCATTTTATGAAGTACATTTTATAGGTTATCTGTATACTTGTAATAAGGCATGTCGGAAATACCGATTTTCCGAGACCGGATCCATTGCGAGTGAATTAGTAGTGGGAGAAAGGAATTCGAACGAGAACACGGGTGTTTGACCTTGAGCGTATCGGTCGGTATGTTATGGAATGGAAACAAGCGCAAAATATAGTTTGCGGTGAGTAAATGATGTAATTTATTGCGCATTAGTATATCACCGTTTGGTTTATACACTCGGAAATCCGTTGTGTTTAGGTATCGTGGTATAAACAGGTTTTTTGCGATGTCACATTGTGTCACTGTGTACCGATGAGTAAGTTCATACAGTtttaatatgtatgtaattataaagcattatatagggattggatttcgcttttatgttaaccgtGCTTGTATGAAGCAATGCATCTAAGAATATATTATATGGGGCGcggcgccccatattgaatatattctgacaggaattgctccatacaagcttGGTTAACGTataagcgaaatccaatccctacatttacactcacacgactttttttatttatatttaatgcaatGAAATCGTCATTTAAATGTGACTtgattattcaataaaagtcggtcaaaagtgtgAGGAGCTTACTCagttgaacagcgaatgatgacgcttctcTCAAGGTaaaattattcatccgcgacgacaaaaaatttttttatagtaaaatgaacatgaaaaacaaagtatatatgtacatgtttttacTGTACATTATAGAAATATTGCGGCGGAGGATCAAGAGTCGGTTTCATTAAATCAATCAGTAAGTTTATGCAATGACATGTGTTATACATCCAGTTTCTTGCGTGATGTTTCCATGACAATTATACTGTCATTTCATCAGACAATGGTGTAAAAACGTACGAGTTGCCAATTTCGGCACATGACTTTAGTGAGTAACGTTTACTCGCTATCAGTAAGGTCTTCGCTAGATATATTCActaatcatattttgaaaatagaGTCATTATGACCCGTAGCTGAGTTTGTGTTATAAGATGTTGATATTTGTCttctatatttaaatgatatcatGTTGTATGCTCGTTTTCCCTATGCACATCACGTGTTTGTTCATATCCCCTTCTGTGTTTATTTAATAACATTCCAATTATTGCTGTTATTATATGACGTTTAAGTGATTTGTTTATGTATCAACAACCGATACTCACTCCCGCATGTTTGGACGATATGTCAAACATTGCTGGCGTTAATTTTACTAAAGCTTTCGATGTATTAAGATAGGATTTCATGCTTTCTTGTCTTTCAATCTTTGGGTTGGggatttcattcattttttatttaaatgagaTTATAATAGATTAAAACAAAGAGCGTGATATTATCTCCCGCGCCCCGCAGTAGGTATATaaacccaaatacatcaagTGACAAAGTGGTAAAAGTAACAATTATTGCAGTAAAactttaacagaaaaaaaaaactaaaaattgaAGGTCCGCAACACGAAGGGCACAACTGATATATGCAGAAAGTTAGGAAACATAAAGAGAAAGTTAGGAAACAtaaagaaacagtaatttggtatatTTTGACTTAATTTCCATGGTAAAAAAACTTATATTGCTAGGACACTTCTCAGAAAATTTCCTGGAGCTGTTGAATGGTTTTAGATTTAATAAGTCCAGAAAcagttattttgtatttttgactaattttccatggtaacagaaaataTTCCAAAAATGGAAAGTCCATGTAaccaaaaggcacaactagggcacttgtctgatatattcagaaagtttcatggagctgcgtTAAACGGTTTTTGGGGATAACAATGGTATTCGGCAAGGCTGTCAACTATCACGTCTTCCCTTTGTTATAACGGTAAAAGTGATGGCCTGCAGTTCAAACAGATAAGAAATTCACAACACTGTTTCAAGCTTTTAATCTGGTTCAAAGGTTCAAAGCTGAATCAAGAAAAAAAGAAGAGTTATGGCTGTTAACCAATAAAAGCAAACGCAAACCACATGAAGGTATCAAATGTACACGCGATGGAATAAAATCAAACTGGGAAGGAAAAAAATCAATCGATGCaatattgaataataaaataCGAATTAGGGACACAAACAATCACAGTGTACCAGATTATGGAACTACAATGTAGGACTTATGATTTTATATAGCATTACAAGAGGAatgatataaaaagaaacaTCGTGATTGGAAAACTAGGAGCAAGAAGGACTTAGGGCAAGATGTATAGAATGTCATATTGGTATGTTAAATTTAGGTTTGATAAAAAGATTAACAGATGGAAATTCTACCATCATAATCTGGTAATTATTACCAAAATTAATGAATGAAGAATGTGAAAAATaccttttaattttcaaaatgaaaaagcCACTGTTATCAAATTAGATAcacctatatatacatgtacataccaaagaaa
The nucleotide sequence above comes from Argopecten irradians isolate NY chromosome 1, Ai_NY, whole genome shotgun sequence. Encoded proteins:
- the LOC138316977 gene encoding transmembrane emp24 domain-containing protein 6-like isoform X2; its protein translation is MAVLLLARVVNILVWCTFLHMGKVAIAAEYDDFDFDGLPGVQHEFKIEVPAGGEECFHQKVAEGANLHMSFEVLRGADRLVDVFFKDPSFLTLSSSIAQTTGQFDLPTRIPGVYTICLDNQFSRMASKLVYVYLITFVPAEWTKYVQEIEDMNMAVSNFTHSISIVQKSLEEAKLHQASSRMNVVKDWYLILGNNSFIVKWSIAQICVVIFSSVFTVYFVRRLFKIPNVTPSQKPRA
- the LOC138316977 gene encoding transmembrane emp24 domain-containing protein 6-like isoform X1, encoding MAVLLLARVVNILVWCTFLHMGKVAIAAEYDDFDFDGLPGVQHEFKIEVPAGGEECFHQKVAEGANLHMSFEVLRSGSERLIDIVVKDPTSYIVEAHYAKSEVTIQHLVKIAGVYTICLDNQFSRMASKLVYVYLITFVPAEWTKYVQEIEDMNMAVSNFTHSISIVQKSLEEAKLHQASSRMNVVKDWYLILGNNSFIVKWSIAQICVVIFSSVFTVYFVRRLFKIPNVTPSQKPRA